One window from the genome of Pempheris klunzingeri isolate RE-2024b chromosome 7, fPemKlu1.hap1, whole genome shotgun sequence encodes:
- the nkx3-1 gene encoding homeobox protein Nkx-3.1, with the protein MDMSDTVKPLTSFFIEDILSLKDSSRLNGKCCSQKTGRCLQWKDESERLSEQLCPQDAAFGVQTESLDASCPSTSETSTLSSSGKQKRSRAAFTHLQVLELEKKFNHQKYLSAPERAHLASTLRLTETQVKIWFQNRRYKTKRKQQTSELHKDVHKAEGLGLRHDLVRASLITSFCKAYQYRPFLWDYGGPWGPTLW; encoded by the exons ATGGATATGTCTGACACAGTCAAACCTCTGACCTCCTTCTTCATAGAGGACATCCTCTCCCTGAAGGACAGCTCCAGATTGAATGGCAAGTGCTGTTCACAGAAGACAGGCAGATGTTTACAGTGGAAAGACGAATCTGAAAGGTTGTCAGAGCAACTCTGCCCTCAGGACGCAGCGTTTGGAGTGCAGACAG AGTCTCTGGACGCATCCTGTCCCAGCACCTCAGAGACAAGCACTTTGTCCTCCTCTGGGAAACAGAAGCGCTCCAGAGCTGCGTTTACACACCTCCAAGTGCTTGAGCTGGAAAAGAAATTCAACCACCAGAAGTACCTGTCCGCCCCAGAGAGGGCTCACCTGGCCAGCACCTTGAGACTAACCGAGACCCAGGTGAAAATCTGGTTTCAGAACCGGAGGTACAAGACAAAACGAAAGCAGCAAACGTCAGAGCTCCATAAGGACGTGCACAAAGCAGAGGGACTGGGCCTGAGACATGATTTGGTCCGAGCGTCACTAATCACCTCCTTCTGCAAAGCTTACCAATACAGACCCTTCCTGTGGGATTATGGTGGCCCCTGGGGGCCAACGTTATGGTGA